Part of the Dyella humicola genome, AACGTCGCCTCCCTCTCTGCCAGTGCTTCCGGGCTCATGTCGTGCAGCAGGCTGCTGTCATCAATGACATGCATCAGGCTCCAGCTCAGCGAGAACACCGGGTGGCTGTCGCGCACCAGCCTTAGGTCGTGAATGCGGAGCAGGCGAAAGCCTTCGGGGGAAGTTTCACGCAGCAGAAGATGCAGCTTGGCTGAGGCTTCGGCAATGACATTCTGGCGCGCGTTGGCGGCGCGGATCATCAGGGTTCGCTGGCCGTGGATGCGACGCACGATCGGATGATCGGCGAAGATCATCTTCGCGCGCGGTCGTGAGAACCGCGCGAACACCATGCCGGTAACCAGGGCGATGCTGAGCATCCCGGTGAAAATCTCCACCGTCGCCACGAGATGTCCGTAGACCGTCTGTGGATGCATGTCGCCGTAGCCGACCGTGGCCAAGGTCTCCACGCTGAAGAAGAACGCGCCGCCGAAGTTGCGTGGATACTGGTTGGCGATAGCGTCGTCGCCGAGCTGGTAGAACAGTCCGAACACCACGTTCAGCAGTACGAAGACGGTGGCGGCCAGGCCGAAGAACACGGGCCAGCGGATGGTCAGGGCGAAATGATAGATATCGTCCCAGAAACGCCGTGTCAGCCCCTCGCTGACGAACTTACGGCCACCGATGCGAACCATGCGTGGGCGATCACCAAACAGCTCCAACAGCTTGCGGCTCATGCTGCGACACCATCCACTCGGGTTAAACGACGCGCCTGGATGGGCGCGGGAGAGCGCCATTCTAGCGTGGCGAGGGCGGGCTACGAGGCGCGCTTGGTGAGCACGTCGCGCCAGGTGAGATGCAGGCGCAGGTCGAGTTCCTGCTGGTGGTAATCCGGCTGCATGTACTCGCACAACTGGTAGAACGACTTGTTGTGCTCGGGCTCTTTCAGGTGCGCCAGCTCGTGAACCACGATCATCTGCAGGAACTCCGGCGCCGTCTCGCGAAACAGCGAGGCGATGCGGATCTCCTTGCGTGCCTTCAGGCGTCCGCCGTGGATGTGCGAGATGGCCGTGTGCAGGCCCAGCGCACGCTGGATCACGTCCAGCTTGCTGTCGTACCAGACCCGGTCGATACCCGGCGAGTTGCGCATATGTTCCTGGCGCAGCGCATTGGTATACGCGTAGAGGGCCTTGTCGCTGTGGACGTCATGGCGTCCCGGATGGCGACGTTGCAGATAGTCGCCAAGCTCGTCGCGTGCAATCAGCTGCCGCACTTTGTCCAGCAGCGCGGGAGGATAGCCGCCGAGATACTTGAGCGCTGTCATGCATCCGTGTGCTCGGGCGGCGCATCGTCGAAGCCGGTATAGCCTTCCGGAAACACGGGCGTGCCATCGCCTTCCAGCGACACGATTGCGGCCAACGCGTTCGCTGCGGCCTGCTCGGCCAGCTCTTCCTGACGGAAGCTGCGGTTCTCGCATACCGCGTAATACACCGGGTAACCGTGGCGTCCACGCGGCGTGACGACGATGCAGGCGCTGAAGCGGGAGCCTTCGGCGACCGCCGTAGAACGGACCACAAAGTCGTCGAAAAGGCGTTCAGTCATGGCGGTCGTCCGGAGGGCAGGGGCGTTAGTGTACCTTGCGCGCCGCAGGCGGCCGGCTGTGCCACCATGCGCGCCATGCCCGACCGTACGCCCCGCCTTGTCCTCGACACCAATGTGGCGCTTGACCTTTTCGTGTTCCGCGACGCCGGTTGCGCCCGCCTGTGGTCGGCGTTGCAGGCGGGCACGGTGCAAGCCGTGGTGGACGA contains:
- a CDS encoding ion channel; its protein translation is MSRKLLELFGDRPRMVRIGGRKFVSEGLTRRFWDDIYHFALTIRWPVFFGLAATVFVLLNVVFGLFYQLGDDAIANQYPRNFGGAFFFSVETLATVGYGDMHPQTVYGHLVATVEIFTGMLSIALVTGMVFARFSRPRAKMIFADHPIVRRIHGQRTLMIRAANARQNVIAEASAKLHLLLRETSPEGFRLLRIHDLRLVRDSHPVFSLSWSLMHVIDDSSLLHDMSPEALAEREATLILTIEGIDETTSQPMLARRQWNHRDWRWNHRYVDLVHDDELGVSHIDYGVFHHVLPVGEDEDSDQF
- a CDS encoding M48 metallopeptidase family protein, which produces MTALKYLGGYPPALLDKVRQLIARDELGDYLQRRHPGRHDVHSDKALYAYTNALRQEHMRNSPGIDRVWYDSKLDVIQRALGLHTAISHIHGGRLKARKEIRIASLFRETAPEFLQMIVVHELAHLKEPEHNKSFYQLCEYMQPDYHQQELDLRLHLTWRDVLTKRAS